The DNA segment GGTAGGGCAGGTCCAACTCAACGCAGTGATGGGGGATGCTCAGGGTGCTGAGGATAGCCGGAGCAGGCTCTAGCTTTGGGGTCAACAAAGCCTCTAATGGAGCAGGAGAGGCCAGGCAGAAAGGCCAAGCTAGGGAGGTGCTGGGGCACAGGGAACAGCATGTGGGAAAGCTCAGAGGCAACAGTGAACTTGGGAGGGGTCAGGTGGGGCCTCCAAGGGTGATGAGAGGAGTGGGCTATCAAAGTGTGCTCTGACccgtcctccctccttccccctgtgTAGCCAACAGAAGACTGAGCTGCCAGTCACGGAGAATGTGCAGACAATTCCACCACCATACGTGGTCCGCACCATCCTTGTCTATAGCCGTCCACCCTGCCAGCCTCAGTTCTCCCTGACAGAACCCATGAAGGTGAGCAaggcctgggagagggagggatgccTACAGCCAGCAGGATGGTGGTTAGATCCCAGGAGGGACTTCCTGATCATAGGAGCTGGGGTGCCTTGAGACCAGTTCCCAGAGCCTAAGGCAGAAGCTGGGGAATTGTGGTCTTGGGGGCCTGGAGTGCCCCAAGTCCCAAAGGCTGGCTTTCCTCCCCCTGCAGAAAATGTTCCAGTgcccttatttcttctttgatgttgTTTACATCCACAATGGCACcgatgagaaggaggaggagatgagCTGGAAGGTGAGAGACTGCTGTGAGTGTGGGTGGCAAGAGGGTATAGGTGTAGATGGGATGTCTCAGAATCCACCTGCCCTAgtgtagggggtggggggcacatctccattttgcagccctggccctgctggaTCATGGTCACTCAGCAACCATTCCCCACATTTCTGCAGTGAATTAATGGGGCTGTTGGGACAGTGGCCCAGGAGCATGTAGGGTCCTGTCCACTTCCTCACTGCTTCCCTCTCTTGTTGCTATTACTTTCTCTGTGCCTGCTGCCTTCTTGCCTTGTGAGGTTCTGCTGGTTCTTTACATCCCAGCCCTGAACTAACTGTGGTACATGGAGTCAGGCACTTATCTCTTTGAGCATCAGTTTACCCAGCTGTGAGCCAGAGGAGTTGAGCCCAGCTCCTATTTATACTTCAATACCCAAATTAGAAGTCCCtactctgggaagccttccctgctcCTCAAGGAAGATCAGCATGGGGGCTGGAGATCATTGTATCCAGCCATGCCTCTCCAGACCAGGGGCTCCAGCACTGAGACCTTTTGGGGTTCTAGCACTAGGTGGGTGGCatgaaatgtttgctgaataaggGAATGTTTTCTGTCTGGCAAATTCCTCTTTACCCTTCAGAACCCATCCCTGAGGCCCCTCCTGGGAAGCCCTCCGGACAGGGAGGGCCTGTCAGGGGAACCTCTGTCTGAACAGCCCTTCATTGACCCCACAGGACATGTTTGCCTTCATGGGCAGCCTGGACACCAAGGGGACCAGCTATAAGTATGAAGTGGCACTGGCTGGGCCAGCCCTTGAGCTTCACAACTGTATGGCCAAGCTGTTGGCTCATCCACTGCAGCGGCCCTGCCAAAGCCATGCCTCCTACAGCCTGCTGGAGGAGGACGATGAAGCCACCGAGGTTGAGGCCACTGTCTGAACCATCCCTGTACATCCAACCTTCTTGTGCAAAGAAACCTGTGGCCTAGAATACTGGTTCTCAAACTGGGCTCTGTAGGACCCCCAGAGTAGGTCACAGGAGGCACCCCAGGCACCTGGGGAACCCTGGAAAGAAACCCAGGGTTCCGGGAAGCATCCCAAGGACTCTAGGCAGCCATTCCCCATGTTTTCCAGCCCACATCCCACTCCCAGTTTTTCAGTTGTAATTTTTGTTGTTACCTGTGTGATTTttgtcatcaaaataaaaatcgGAGACTCCCTAACCCAGGTCCACAACAATCAACTTGTGTTAATTGGGATCTTTTTGGTTCCAAGTGACAGAAGACCCATCCCCTGAGCAGAAAGGAGAATGGCTTGGTTCTTGTGGATAGGAAGCCTTAGGcagcttcaggcatggctgtaTCCAAGTGCACTGATGTTGCCACTGGGGAAGGGTGAAATACCCTGAATGGTTGGTATTCAGTGTGCCCTGTTTTCTTCCCAACCCGTGGAAAGGGGTGAGATGGCTGTGACCACTCCCCAAATCCCAACCCAGATGATGTGAGGGCTCTCCCAGCTCGCCCATATGACTGGCCTTGCCTGGGTCATATAACCTTGCTTTGGGCCAGTCATGGGCCATAGCTGTGGAATGCTCTGATTGGCCAGGTCTCTGTCAAGCCTCTCTGGGAAGGGAGGTTTATAGTTCCATTAGGAAATAGTGTGGGTGCTccccagaggaagggagaaaggagacacTTATAACAGGTCCACTATTCAATTGTCTTCCTGGATAATGAGAAATTGTGAAAAAAGTTTACCAGCTAGATTTTCTCAGTTCcataaaaaaatagttttatggGGAAACAGCTTTTCTTTCCCATGAGCATTTATTGGGcatctgtgtgccaggccccTCGATCAACTTCAAAGCCGCCTGGGGTTATTCTCCCATTTTGCATATGGGGAAACTAAAGCCCTAAGAGTCCCAGATCTCCTAAGTAATGGGCTCCCGACCCTGCAGGACTGAAAACGGGAGACGCATAGCTTCTGCAGGCGGGAGCTATTAACTGAAGACTTATATACCATTAGGGATGTGTGTGCTAATGGAGGCCGCCTGAGCAGAGGATTCCGGGAGACTTAATGCCCTGAGACTTAGTGCCCGGATCGTAGCTCCACCCCCTCCAGCAGGGTGCGTTCGTGTTTACACCATTTTGAGAGATAATGGCACAGACGGCGACCTCCACCCTTCCAGGCCCTTATCTGCAGCCCCAAGCCCTGTCTGGACGCCACTTGGTGTCGCGGGGTCGGGCCAGCGCTAAAGCTTCCGAACCTCGATGTGGACGACAATGCGGCGTGGGTCTGCCTGGTTGGAGACCCTGCACTGCGCTTCCGCGCGGGGAACCCAGCCGGTGGGCGGGACGGCGCGTGCGCACAAGGGCGCCTCGGGAAGTTGGAAATCAGCCCGCCTGGCCGCGGGCCTGGGCGGCCCCCGGGGCATGGGCGCTGCGGCTGGCTTGGCTCGGCGGCTGCGGGTGGCCTTGCGGGAGGAGGAGTTGCGGTGAGGGCGGGGcccgggggggcggggcgggggtggggggcgtgtgTCGCGGTCCACTCTGACCCTTTGACCGTAGGGTCGTGGAGGAGCTGCTCCGCCGCGGTGCCGACCCCAACCTGGTATTGGAGGATGGCGCGGCGGCCATGCACCTGGCGGCCAGAGCCCGGCACCCGCGGAGTCTGAGTTGCCTTGAGGCCCTGCTTCGCCGTGGCGGAGACCCCAACGCACGGTGAGAGGAGGTCTAGGCTTGGGGCAGGTATGCCGCGCAGAGGAGGTGTCTCCCGAGTCCGAGGGTGAGACCTGGGAGCCTTGGAGAGGGCGTCCCAAGATCCAAGGATGGGGACCCTGGGGCGGAACTTGGGGAACCTGGGAAGGGATCTTGAGGGTTCAAGGGCGGCAGAGGCTAGGGTACTAGACCTATAGTGGGGCATGAGGTTTCGCTGGGGCCAAAGTGAGGAATCAAAGTTTCGCATCTGATGGTTTCTAGAGTCAGAGAGCAGAGGTTTGAATTCCAGCCCGAGGGCGCAGGATCTAGATTCCAAGGGTGGTATCTCAGGCTAGAGAACGGAGATAGGGGGCTGAGAGCCAAGGCTCCGGGACCCGGGGCGGAGATCGAGTTCTCTCCTCCACTGATCCCCTCCTTCGCCTCTGCCCCAGATCGGCCGAGGCGCTGACGCCGCTGCACGTGGCTGCTGCCTGGGGCTGTCGCCGCGGCCTGGAGCTGCTGCTGAGCCAGGGAGCGGACCCCGCGCTGCGCGACCAGGTGGGGTCCCCTGCGTTGGCTGTAGCAGGGCCAaccctgagggagggagggagggagggagggaggagagggcctCGGGCGCCCCCTGCTGACCGAGCCGCTGCAGGATGGACTCCGGCCGCTGGACTTGGCGGAGCAGCAGGGGCATCAGAACTGTGTGTGTATCCTGCGGGAGCTGGAGACCCAGACCAGGACCCCGACCCGGACCCGGGCAGTCACCCAGGACCCAGAGCCCCAGCCTGGTGGTGAGTGGAGCCTGCGCGGCTGGGGATGCTTAGCATCTGATCTAGCTTTGCGAATCTCTGTCTCTGATGTCCACTCTCTCCCCCTGTTTGAGTTTTATGTCCAGGATCTCCAGTCAGTCTCTCTGCCTCCGACTCGCTCCCTTCTCCTCGTGATTGCAGCCGCTTCTTTCTGTCTGATCTGACTTCCGTCTTTGTCTCttacttcctcctccctcctctctgacaCTCACTCTTATCCCCTGCTCCAGGCCCAGGCCTTTGGGAAAAGGGGCTGGATATCAGCCCCCCTGGACCTCCCAATGTGATGCTGGACTCCACAGCACTGGACAGAGGTGACAGCAAGGACATGAACCTGAAGGCTAGCCCTGGACCCCCCAGCCTTCTTGCCCACCCTAACATTGCTGACACAGATGGCATCTCGGGGTCCCCCCTAGGGCGCTGGGACTGCAGCTCAGTTGCCTCCTTTGTCACCGCGGTTGAGGCCTCTGGAGCTGAGGATCCATGCCCCGACACATACCCCTGGACTGGTGTCCAACCCTCCCAGAGGGTGCCAAGATCTTCGGGTACCCCACAGCTGGAGCATCAAGCCCTCATGGAGAGCAGAGAGACAGAACTAAATGCCCGCCTGCAAGCCCTGACTCTGACCTTGCCAGATGCTTCCCCCTCCCCTAAGTCCTTCCCAGACAGGAGCCCAGCCAATAGGCCCCCTTGGGAACCACCGTCTGGACCCTGTGAATTCCACTTCCAGAAAGATGACCAGTCCCTTGACAGTGATGTGGCTGCCCTCTGGCTGACAGAGGATGAGGCGAGCTCCATGGGGAGCAGAGACCCCGTCCCCTCTTGCCAATGCCCACTGGACCCCACCATATCTGACCTGGAGCTGCTGCAAGCACTCCGGGCGCTTGGTGAGAGCCCTGGCCCCATCACGCCCTTCAGCCGGCCACACTACCTCCGACGGCTGGAAGAAGCCCAGGCTGCTCCAGGTTAGTCCCTTCTGGGCATCCAGAGTACAAGGAACCTCCAGGAGTCCCTGGAGACCCCCTGGCTCTCAGTGCAACCTacttctccctccatctctgggAACCACCCCTTCCTTTGTCTCTCTTGACCCAGTTTCCCCTCCCAGGCCCAGAATTTTCAGGGCACAGCCCAGAGCTGGCCGAGGCCCTGCGGACAGGCCGCATCCCAGATGCCCAGGCAGATGAGGATGTTCTTGCCCAGCAGTTTAAGCGGCCGGATCCCTCCAGAAGGTGGCGGGAGGGAGTTGTGAAGTCCAGCTTCACTTATCTACTCCTGGACCCCAGGTACTTGGAGCAGAAGTCACCTGGAAGTGGGACCCGGAAATTCTGGGATTGGTTCTTATATTCTGTGTGTCCTTAAGAAGGAAACTGGCCTTCTCTGGTCATCAGcttctttatttacaaaaggcaattggtgtgatatatatataattatatatatataattgtgaCATATGTCTTATATATAAttgatgtatacacacacacaatggactactactcagccataaaaagaatgaaagtttgccatgtgcagcaacatggatggacttggagggcattatgctaagtgaaagaagtcagaaagagacaaatactgtacaatatcacttatatgtggaatcttaaaaatacaacaaactagtgaataaaacaaaaaaggagcagactcacagatatagaaaacaaactagtgattactagtgtggagaggggatgggggaggggcgaTATAGgagaatttaaaaagttatttttggattatatgaaatcatgtgtgtgaaacttttgaaaactgtgaagcactgtagaatttaaagaatctttcattcaatttttaaaaaaaaatttattaaaagaaaaaaagacagttgGATCCAATTGAAGCTGCTGAGTGTCCTTGGGGGAACAGTTCCCACCCCCGCCACTGCCTTTTACGTAACGGGAGTCACTGGATGTGGGTTCAGTTTGCTCTGTGACTTCAGAGACTGTCTCTGGGGTGACTctcatcacttttttttctctgagccgTCTGCTTCATCTAGGGAGACTCAGGACCTGCCAACCCGGGCCTTCTCACTGACCCTGGCTGAATGCCTTCGGATTTTTGTACATGCCATCTTCTATGTGGGCAAGGGAACACGGGCCCGGCCAGATGTCCACCTCTGGGAGGCCCTCAGTCACCGTGGGCGGCCAGGAAAACAGGTGTGAGGATAAGGACAAGGGTCATGGCAGCAGCAGCCCAGCTGCAGGCAGGCAGAAGAAGGAGGGAATTGGGGGGCGGACTCCTAACCCCTTGCCTTGGCCCccctccctaggcctgtcccaaGGTGCGCCAGATCTTGGACATTTGGGCCAGTGGTCGCGGAGTTGTCTCCCTACATTGCTTCCAGCATGTGGTTGCCGTGGAGGCTTACACTCGAGAGGCATGTCTTGTGGATGCTCTAGGTGGGTGcctggcttgtgtgtgtgttggtggtggGGGTTGTCACATGAAGGGCACTAGATCTGCTGATttcctcaccccttcctccatcAGGGCTGTTCATTTGTTCAGTGAGCAGTTATTGAGCACCAATTGTGTATCTGCACATGTACATATTTTGCTCCATTGGTTTACTCCTGCTCGAGGGCAATACCCAGTGCATTCACTGGCATATACTTCTGCCAGGGGTTCCTGGAGGCTGCCTTTGTGACCTAACCCCCAATCTCCTCAGGGATCCAGACCTTGACCAACCAGAAGCAAGGACACTGCTATGGAGTGGTGGCAGGCTGGCCACTGCACCGGCGCCGCCGCTTAGGGGTACATCTGCTGCACCGTGCCCTCCTTGTCTTCCTGGCTGAGGGTGAGCGAGAGCTGCGGCCCCAGGACATCCAGGCCCGTGGCTGAACCCTGGGGAGTTGGCCATTCAGCTTAGGTAGAGAGCAGAGTGTTTGAATGTTCCAGCTGCCCTGTGAGAGCAGCCCCGCATCTCTAGCTCCAGAGGGCTAGTTGGGGAACAGCCAGGCAGGTCTCCCTTGTAGACTGAGGGAGGACTTTATTACAGATGGAACTGCTGGAGAGGTAGTGAGCTCCCTGTCATGGGAGGAGACTAAGGGGATGTGAGAGGAGAACAAGTAGACCAGATGGGTCTTTGGAACATTCTGGTGCTTTGAAACATGCCAATGCTTTGGCAGTTTGGTCCTGTCTGTGCAAAGAATCCATTTTTTATCTCCCAGACACAGAAGACCCACAGtgtgggctgggccaggggctTCCAATCCGTTACACGAAGGGAATCTGCCCAGCTCAAGTACGGGGTTATGCTGCTTCCAGCTATGGGACCTCGGAGCAGTAATTTCTCTCTGAGCCTGGGGAAAGTGCGAGGTGCTACCTCAGGGGGTCATTGTGGGGATCAGATTAAATGAAGTCATGGGATAGTGTTTGCTTAGAGCCCTACTGAGCCAGAGGCAGCTCTGCAGCCCAGGTGGAAAGTCtctgggggaaggggggagggttCTGGAATGTTCTCGAGGGGCCGATTGTGTGtggtgaggggtgggcagggctggggagatcTTCCCGGTGCTAGTGTGAGACAGCAGCACTCCTAGGGATCCCTGTGTGACTGGAGCCTCGTGGCGTTGCTTCTCTGAACCTGTTCCTTCCACTGTAAAATGAGATCAGTAACCCCGACTTTATGCAAAGAGCTTCAGTAAATGCCAAGCCACTATTGGGATAGTGTTGATGGGATCATTTAAATTTTCCATAAGTTGTTTCTTCAAAACAGTCTAGAGGGTTTCTGGACTTGGTGAGATCTGCTGCCTCATTGGATTCAACACCTGTCCGTCTTGCGGCTCAGCAAACCAGGGCTTGCAGGGGGCAGGCCAAGGTGCTACCGGCCTCCATTCCTCCACTGCCTCCACTGCTAAGCCCCTGAGTACTCTGTGGATAATTAGGGTCCCTGCCCATGGAGGGTGCCTGGGTGCTACCATTTTAACTGAGCTGAAGAAACTACTCTCCGAGCTTCTGTTTGCTCATTTGTAAGACACGGAATTCTCCCAGACACCAAGTAGTTGCTTGATAAAGCGATAACAATCGAAACTGCGTGCCATCTCCCAAGAATACGCAAATAGAAAGAATCCAgacgccccccaccccaaaaggCCCAGAAGAGATGGTATTTGTCTAACAGGGTTTCCCCACCTCTGCCTTACTGACTTTGAGGTCAGGTTACTCCTTGcggtgggggctgtcctgtgtattgtagGGTGTCAGGCAgcattcctgggccccacctaCCAGACGCCAGGAGCActtccctcaccacccccacccccgccactcCCAGTTGTggcaatcaaaaatgtctcctgaATTTGCCAAAGTACGACAGTGTCCTTGTATGAACCCCTGCTTTAAATTAAAGGTGGGGTCACAAACCAGCGGGGAAAGGACCAAAGGTGCAGCAGCTGAGGAGACCAATCTCTCCTCCCACCGTCCACACAAACCACAGATAAATCTAGATATATATACATTAGAATACAATAgagaggggtggagggtatagctcagtgatagaatgtgtgcttagcatgcacagggtcctgggttcaatccccagtacctccattaaaaatgagcaaataaaataattacctcccgtcttaaaagttttttttccttaaaaagaaaaaagatacagaggCCACTGAGCAGGGAAATCCTTCCACCAGgcaaaaaaagattcaaaataaaaaccatctTTATGACAAAAGTGATCAAGTTGTAAGATAAAAACAGGACAGTAAGAGGTACCAGTTTGCTGTGTAGTGTGCATTGACGAACCTCTGGGTTTAAGATACCCAGCACAGGGCCTTGCATGGAGCTGGCATCAATTATGGCTACTCTAATTAGATGCAACAGCCGCTGATCCTCACCTCAACTTCAGCATTGACCTCAGTtggtcttcctcctcccctccagggaCCGGGAGCTCGGCCCCATACAGCCTTCTGCTCCAGGAATACTGCCCAAGTAGCCCctgctttttggggggggggggaactcAGGAAGCAAGCCTGGACTGACCATATCCTCAAGTCTCTGCGGGCCAGCCCCGAGTGGGAGGCACCATAAGTCCAGCCCGCACATGGGAAAACAAGCTCAGGGCGACCCCGTCCTGAAGTCATCCAGCACTGGTCCGGAGACTTGGATTgtcactttttattgagttacaagTTGAGATGTGCAGGTTCGGTGGCGCTAGCCCCCTCCCAAACCCTCCCCACCTTGGGCAACAATAGCTCCCAGCGCCgaggaatggggtgggggtggtaaggGGTCTCGGGCATTGGGGAGGGGCCCCGAGGGTCCCTGGGGGCTCGTGAGTCCCAGGATCAAGCATGGCTGACACGGAAGACAGAGAGCGGGTGGGGGCCTGCCTCGGCCCTGGCGTTGTGGAGGAGAGGGCTTCTGTACAAGGTCATCCTCTGCGGGGGGCCCGGCTATGGACCCGAAACACCGATGGTCACCGCAGGACTGAAGCAGAGAGCACTGTGCGCACCTGGCTCCCACGAATGCCACGTCCTGCCCAGCCGGCCTGGG comes from the Camelus dromedarius isolate mCamDro1 chromosome 27, mCamDro1.pat, whole genome shotgun sequence genome and includes:
- the ANKLE1 gene encoding ankyrin repeat and LEM domain-containing protein 1 isoform X3, which encodes MWTTMRRGSAWLETLHCASARGTQPVGGTARAHKGASGSWKSARLAAGLGGPRGMGAAAGLARRLRVALREEELRVVEELLRRGADPNLVLEDGAAAMHLAARARHPRSLSCLEALLRRGGDPNARSAEALTPLHVAAAWGCRRGLELLLSQGADPALRDQDGLRPLDLAEQQGHQNCVCILRELETQTRTPTRTRAVTQDPEPQPGGPGLWEKGLDISPPGPPNVMLDSTALDRGDSKDMNLKASPGPPSLLAHPNIADTDGISGSPLGRWDCSSVASFVTAVEASGAEDPCPDTYPWTGVQPSQRVPRSSGTPQLEHQALMESRETELNARLQALTLTLPDASPSPKSFPDRSPANRPPWEPPSGPCEFHFQKDDQSLDSDVAALWLTEDEASSMGSRDPVPSCQCPLDPTISDLELLQALRALGESPGPITPFSRPHYLRRLEEAQAAPGPEFSGHSPELAEALRTGRIPDAQADEDVLAQQFKRPDPSRRWREGVVKSSFTYLLLDPRETQDLPTRAFSLTLAECLRIFVHAIFYVGKGTRARPDVHLWEALSHRGRPGKQACPKVRQILDIWASGRGVVSLHCFQHVVAVEAYTREACLVDALGIQTLTNQKQGHCYGVVAGWPLHRRRRLGVHLLHRALLVFLAEV
- the ANKLE1 gene encoding ankyrin repeat and LEM domain-containing protein 1 isoform X1, which produces MWTTMRRGSAWLETLHCASARGTQPVGGTARAHKGASGSWKSARLAAGLGGPRGMGAAAGLARRLRVALREEELRVVEELLRRGADPNLVLEDGAAAMHLAARARHPRSLSCLEALLRRGGDPNARSAEALTPLHVAAAWGCRRGLELLLSQGADPALRDQDGLRPLDLAEQQGHQNCVCILRELETQTRTPTRTRAVTQDPEPQPGGPGLWEKGLDISPPGPPNVMLDSTALDRGDSKDMNLKASPGPPSLLAHPNIADTDGISGSPLGRWDCSSVASFVTAVEASGAEDPCPDTYPWTGVQPSQRVPRSSGTPQLEHQALMESRETELNARLQALTLTLPDASPSPKSFPDRSPANRPPWEPPSGPCEFHFQKDDQSLDSDVAALWLTEDEASSMGSRDPVPSCQCPLDPTISDLELLQALRALGESPGPITPFSRPHYLRRLEEAQAAPGPEFSGHSPELAEALRTGRIPDAQADEDVLAQQFKRPDPSRRWREGVVKSSFTYLLLDPRETQDLPTRAFSLTLAECLRIFVHAIFYVGKGTRARPDVHLWEALSHRGRPGKQACPKVRQILDIWASGRGVVSLHCFQHVVAVEAYTREACLVDALGIQTLTNQKQGHCYGVVAGWPLHRRRRLGVHLLHRALLVFLAEGERELRPQDIQARG
- the ANKLE1 gene encoding ankyrin repeat and LEM domain-containing protein 1 isoform X2: MWTTMRRGSAWLETLHCASARGTQPVGGTARAHKGASGSWKSARLAAGLGGPRGMGAAAGLARRLRVALREEELRVVEELLRRGADPNLVLEDGAAAMHLAARARHPRSLSCLEALLRRGGDPNARSAEALTPLHVAAAWGCRRGLELLLSQGADPALRDQDGLRPLDLAEQQGHQNCVCILRELETQTRTPTRTRAVTQDPEPQPGGPGLWEKGLDISPPGPPNVMLDSTALDRGDSKDMNLKASPGPPSLLAHPNIADTDGISGSPLGRWDCSSVASFVTAVEASGAEDPCPDTYPWTGVQPSQRVPRSSGTPQLEHQALMESRETELNARLQALTLTLPDASPSPKSFPDRSPANRPPWEPPSGPCEFHFQKDDQSLDSDVAALWLTEDEASSMGSRDPVPSCQCPLDPTISDLELLQALRALGESPGPITPFSRPHYLRRLEEAQAAPGPEFSGHSPELAEALRTGRIPDAQADEDVLAQQFKRPDPSRRWREGVVKSSFTYLLLDPRETQDLPTRAFSLTLAECLRIFVHAIFYVGKGTRARPDVHLWEALSHRGRPGKQACPKVRQILDIWASGRGVVSLHCFQHVVAVEAYTREACLVDALGIQTLTNQKQGHCYGVVAGWPLHRRRRLGVHLLHRALLVFLAEGSKSRPFIKSSKSQ